A section of the Bifidobacterium sp. ESL0728 genome encodes:
- a CDS encoding HAD hydrolase family protein produces the protein MASTDLSAGGKLLVVDLDLTALCGDEYAQRWLSEYSEKAFETAHEAGNIVMVATARPPMTSFDLVHRIGASACAYHNGGIVDLDSEHSSLQELSNDQSIENSNILRFGVPVERCVEVCRQLLEQIPDLRIGIEFNDTRYTNFDLTDVWPAQEYQLTDFSDMPSGMAQKIMMFPTNEQRELVRSLVPDDMSLLISEDDLWLLMNPKATKRNAMNLACQHFDIPISDTIAFGDDLIDMDLLQHAGCGVAVANAKPEVKAIADDICPSNNDEGVAQWIEQHW, from the coding sequence ATGGCAAGTACTGATTTATCGGCAGGCGGCAAGCTGCTGGTTGTCGATTTGGATCTGACTGCGTTGTGCGGTGACGAATACGCGCAGCGGTGGCTCTCGGAATATAGCGAGAAGGCTTTTGAGACCGCACATGAGGCCGGTAACATAGTGATGGTGGCAACGGCCAGGCCGCCAATGACTTCTTTCGATTTGGTTCATCGTATCGGCGCTTCGGCGTGTGCCTACCATAACGGTGGCATCGTTGACTTGGATTCTGAACATTCCTCTTTACAGGAGTTGAGTAATGATCAGAGTATTGAGAATAGCAATATTCTGCGGTTCGGGGTTCCGGTTGAGCGGTGCGTTGAAGTTTGTCGCCAGTTGCTTGAACAGATTCCAGACTTGAGAATCGGCATCGAATTTAACGACACCCGCTATACGAATTTTGATTTGACCGATGTCTGGCCGGCCCAAGAATATCAGTTGACAGACTTCAGCGATATGCCGTCAGGCATGGCGCAAAAGATCATGATGTTTCCTACCAACGAGCAACGAGAGCTGGTAAGGTCTTTAGTCCCAGATGACATGTCCTTACTGATTTCCGAAGATGATCTCTGGCTGCTGATGAATCCCAAAGCCACAAAACGCAACGCCATGAATCTGGCCTGCCAACATTTCGACATCCCGATTTCGGATACCATCGCTTTCGGCGATGACCTGATTGATATGGACTTGCTACAACACGCAGGTTGCGGTGTGGCTGTTGCCAACGCCAAACCCGAGGTCAAAGCCATTGCTGATGATATTTGCCCGTCAAACAACGATGAAGGTGTAGCTCAATGGATTGAGCAACATTGGTAA
- the whiA gene encoding DNA-binding protein WhiA, which translates to MALLNEVKSELASVETDLPAAKMAQAATMMRFGGGLRPVGNKAVIRAQFDSLEATEWLRKTIAHYFQREAKVTKISRQTPNGIVQRYDLLVERGATALALQTGLLDRRMHLVEGLPAEVISGNIAQVKAAWRGAFLARGMISDPGKSSYLEIICPSHETVTALQGAARRLGISAQARKVRSSERITLRDSDSIERMLMLMGAPRSAREWTGKRTDGEARGKANRLANFDDANMRRSAKAAAEATQKVKQAFEILGDDIPENLKAAGDLRLQHTDASLEELGRLSNPPITKDAIAGRIRRLLQLATKTKKAQEQQQNE; encoded by the coding sequence TTGGCTCTTCTGAACGAGGTCAAAAGCGAGTTGGCAAGCGTGGAGACGGACCTGCCGGCCGCGAAAATGGCGCAAGCCGCGACGATGATGCGGTTCGGGGGAGGACTGCGTCCTGTCGGCAACAAGGCTGTCATCCGTGCACAATTTGATTCGCTCGAAGCGACCGAATGGCTTCGCAAGACCATCGCGCATTATTTTCAGCGTGAAGCTAAAGTCACCAAAATCAGCAGGCAGACCCCCAACGGGATTGTGCAACGTTACGATTTGCTCGTCGAGCGTGGCGCTACTGCGCTTGCCCTTCAAACGGGATTGCTCGATCGTCGTATGCATTTGGTCGAGGGGCTTCCGGCAGAGGTGATCAGCGGCAATATCGCACAGGTCAAGGCCGCTTGGCGTGGTGCCTTTCTTGCTCGTGGCATGATTTCCGATCCAGGCAAATCGAGCTACCTTGAAATCATCTGTCCTTCGCATGAAACCGTTACAGCGCTGCAAGGCGCGGCCCGTAGGCTTGGTATCTCGGCTCAGGCTCGTAAGGTTCGCAGCTCCGAACGCATTACGCTACGTGATTCGGATTCCATCGAACGCATGTTGATGCTCATGGGGGCACCACGCTCGGCTCGTGAGTGGACCGGCAAACGTACCGATGGCGAAGCACGCGGCAAGGCCAATCGCCTCGCCAATTTCGACGATGCGAACATGCGTCGCAGTGCCAAGGCAGCTGCCGAGGCCACTCAGAAGGTCAAACAAGCCTTTGAGATTCTTGGCGATGATATTCCTGAAAACCTCAAGGCCGCCGGCGATCTGCGACTCCAACATACGGATGCCAGCCTGGAAGAGCTTGGTCGTCTTTCAAACCCGCCGATCACGAAGGATGCCATTGCAGGTCGTATCCGTCGCTTGCTGCAACTTGCCACCAAGACGAAAAAGGCGCAGGAACAACAACAAAACGAATAG
- a CDS encoding alpha/beta hydrolase produces MAVQPEAYTVVKGEGMPIVIAHGMGVDHRSLMMLDNAFSEGTQRVYMDLPGYGQTPALPGVGGLPELAEWFMNEVNELVGNKRFALLGNSMGGALVRDTLSREPKRIAGVALIAPVVDPVLSHRHLAEHVISNANPDLTHNLPQDKVIDFVTMGVNQSFDAWRRYQRYILPGTKLCDRDANAKLGQRYWLDGDPEQRLGTYTGPTLIVTGKEDQVVGYEDQKALLPHYPNAVYKVVDPAGHNIHIDNPETLKPLLTEWSTKLLNS; encoded by the coding sequence ATGGCTGTGCAGCCTGAAGCGTATACGGTTGTCAAAGGGGAGGGGATGCCCATTGTTATAGCTCACGGCATGGGCGTGGATCATCGCTCGCTGATGATGCTTGACAATGCTTTCTCTGAAGGCACACAACGCGTTTATATGGATTTGCCGGGCTATGGTCAGACTCCTGCCTTGCCGGGTGTCGGAGGATTGCCAGAACTCGCCGAGTGGTTCATGAACGAAGTAAACGAGTTGGTCGGCAACAAACGCTTTGCGTTGCTCGGCAATTCCATGGGTGGAGCGTTGGTCAGAGACACACTTTCACGCGAACCAAAGCGAATCGCTGGCGTTGCCTTGATTGCGCCGGTTGTTGATCCGGTATTGTCACATCGTCATCTGGCCGAGCACGTTATCAGCAATGCGAATCCTGATTTAACCCATAATTTGCCACAGGACAAGGTTATTGATTTCGTCACGATGGGCGTCAACCAGTCCTTCGATGCATGGAGGCGTTACCAGCGCTATATCCTCCCCGGAACCAAGCTCTGTGACCGCGATGCCAACGCCAAACTAGGTCAGCGTTATTGGCTTGACGGTGACCCCGAGCAGCGTCTGGGAACCTACACCGGTCCGACGCTCATCGTCACCGGCAAAGAGGATCAGGTGGTCGGCTACGAAGACCAAAAGGCCCTGCTCCCGCACTATCCAAATGCCGTTTACAAGGTTGTCGATCCAGCTGGCCACAACATCCACATCGACAACCCCGAAACCCTGAAACCCCTCCTCACCGAGTGGTCTACTAAGCTGTTGAATAGTTAG
- the uvrC gene encoding excinuclease ABC subunit UvrC, with protein sequence MAVTTEGQKDGGSIGWRKTTRKLGDTRDLFRPATGDIPTDPGVYKWRDGDGRVIYVGKAKNLRNRLTFYFQPLSELHPRTQNMVLTARSLEWTVVGTELEALTLEYTWIKEFDPRFNVVFRDDKTYPYLAVSLGEEYPRVWVTRNRKRRDTRYFGPYAKAWDLRQSLDKLLKAFPVRTCTKAVFNRAHMTDRPCLLASIGKCSAPCVGRISAEDHRRMCERLVGVLTGRYGTSFIAGLTKEMKQASDDMEFEKAARLRDQISMLKTVSEQNAVVFDQNVDADVFGMESDELEASVHAFFVRSGSIRGERNWSVKRVEDIDDADLISDLITQVYSDLMGETDSQASTPLNLPSNGEELLEQNGDGSKNVDTTDNESATENTLNHSDDEGKWSNSDSGSHVGQADSSVTGNVPDSNDRTAIDDSVSTPVPESASNAIHIVERRDALGATQSITATDSLSRAQATHIRRERQMQTGRSDLLAPIAPVPREVLVPIEPARRDELEEWLSGLRGAAVTIRVPNRGEKKTLMDRANSNAKQALQRSKMSRISDIGARTQAMNDVAKALGLAESPLRIEGYDISNTIGGIYQVASMVVFEDAIAKKSEYRRFAIRGKDGKGALDDLSAMYETLTRRFRHGNIAGDTGESIDNEKRIEEAQAMAQSTTIQSRNAAETKIDVSVSNENDGMPSSLTMLSNQSGESQENGHNDNNVHQDSIERETNSGVAGLTSADTVVQQDTHPRHFAYKPNLIVVDGGKPQVEIAAKALKDCGVDDVAVCGLAKRLEEVWIPGEDYPLILKRQSEGMYLLQRVRDESHRFAITYHRKSRRKGALRSALDDIPGIGQSYQKKLLRAFGSVKGIRKASLEDLESVKGVGKAKAEAVYTALHKGSDEEKTPSATKSRTD encoded by the coding sequence ATGGCGGTAACGACTGAGGGTCAGAAAGACGGTGGAAGCATCGGCTGGCGCAAGACGACGCGCAAGCTTGGGGACACCCGAGACCTGTTCCGTCCTGCCACCGGCGACATCCCCACCGATCCAGGCGTCTACAAATGGCGTGACGGTGACGGCAGGGTCATCTATGTCGGCAAAGCCAAGAACCTACGTAACCGCCTCACTTTCTATTTTCAACCCCTGAGCGAACTGCACCCACGTACACAGAACATGGTGCTGACCGCTCGCAGTCTCGAATGGACCGTTGTCGGCACTGAGCTCGAAGCACTTACCCTCGAATACACATGGATCAAGGAATTCGATCCCCGGTTCAACGTCGTTTTCCGCGACGATAAGACTTATCCGTATCTGGCGGTTTCCCTCGGTGAAGAGTACCCGAGAGTATGGGTGACTCGTAACCGTAAGCGTCGCGACACCCGATATTTCGGCCCCTACGCGAAGGCGTGGGATCTGCGGCAGAGCCTTGATAAATTGCTCAAGGCCTTTCCGGTGCGCACCTGCACCAAGGCCGTATTCAATCGCGCGCACATGACCGACCGGCCTTGTCTGCTTGCCTCCATAGGCAAGTGTTCGGCACCATGCGTCGGTCGTATCAGTGCGGAAGACCACCGGCGTATGTGCGAACGGCTGGTCGGCGTACTTACTGGTCGTTATGGTACTTCCTTTATTGCCGGCCTCACTAAGGAAATGAAACAGGCCAGCGATGACATGGAATTCGAGAAGGCCGCCCGCCTGCGCGATCAGATTTCCATGCTGAAAACCGTTTCCGAGCAAAATGCGGTTGTCTTCGATCAGAATGTTGATGCTGATGTGTTCGGCATGGAATCCGACGAGCTTGAAGCCTCGGTCCATGCGTTCTTTGTCCGTTCCGGTTCCATCCGCGGCGAACGTAACTGGAGTGTCAAACGTGTGGAGGATATCGACGATGCTGATTTGATATCCGACCTCATTACGCAGGTTTATTCCGACCTGATGGGGGAGACGGACAGCCAGGCCAGCACTCCGCTGAACCTGCCGAGCAATGGCGAGGAATTGTTGGAACAGAATGGCGACGGATCGAAGAATGTTGATACAACCGATAACGAATCCGCCACCGAAAACACATTGAACCATTCGGATGATGAGGGAAAGTGGTCTAATTCGGATTCGGGATCTCACGTCGGTCAGGCCGATTCTTCCGTTACTGGAAATGTGCCGGATTCAAATGATCGGACAGCCATCGATGATTCAGTTTCAACTCCCGTTCCTGAATCGGCCAGTAATGCCATCCATATCGTTGAACGCCGAGATGCGCTGGGGGCGACCCAAAGCATCACCGCAACCGACAGCCTTTCTCGCGCCCAAGCGACCCATATTCGACGCGAACGCCAGATGCAGACCGGCCGTAGCGATTTGCTGGCCCCTATCGCCCCTGTACCCCGTGAGGTGCTGGTGCCGATCGAGCCCGCACGTCGTGATGAGTTGGAAGAGTGGCTTAGCGGCCTACGCGGTGCGGCCGTCACCATTCGTGTGCCCAACCGTGGCGAGAAAAAGACGCTCATGGACCGTGCCAACAGCAATGCGAAACAGGCGTTGCAGCGTAGCAAAATGAGCCGTATCAGCGACATCGGCGCACGAACGCAGGCCATGAACGACGTGGCCAAGGCGTTGGGTCTCGCAGAATCTCCGCTTCGCATCGAAGGCTACGATATTTCCAACACCATCGGCGGCATCTATCAGGTCGCCTCCATGGTGGTTTTCGAGGACGCGATAGCGAAGAAATCCGAATACCGTAGGTTTGCCATTCGTGGCAAGGACGGCAAGGGCGCGCTAGACGATTTGAGCGCCATGTATGAGACGCTCACCCGCAGGTTCCGTCACGGCAATATCGCCGGTGACACCGGTGAAAGCATTGATAACGAGAAGCGTATTGAAGAGGCTCAGGCAATGGCACAGAGCACAACAATACAATCCAGAAATGCTGCAGAAACCAAAATTGACGTGTCCGTTTCTAACGAAAACGATGGGATGCCATCATCTCTGACGATGCTATCGAATCAATCAGGTGAATCCCAAGAAAATGGTCATAACGACAATAATGTTCATCAGGATTCGATAGAACGTGAAACAAACTCCGGAGTCGCAGGTCTGACCAGCGCAGATACCGTCGTGCAACAAGACACCCACCCGCGCCATTTCGCTTACAAACCGAACTTGATCGTGGTCGACGGCGGCAAACCGCAGGTGGAAATCGCAGCTAAAGCGTTGAAAGACTGTGGTGTTGATGATGTAGCGGTCTGCGGCTTGGCAAAGCGGCTCGAAGAGGTCTGGATACCGGGGGAGGACTACCCGCTCATCCTCAAACGCCAGTCCGAAGGCATGTACCTTTTGCAGCGCGTCCGTGACGAATCGCATCGCTTTGCCATTACCTACCACCGAAAGTCCCGCCGCAAAGGCGCCCTTCGTTCGGCCCTTGACGACATTCCTGGTATCGGCCAAAGCTACCAGAAGAAGCTGCTGCGTGCTTTCGGCTCGGTAAAGGGCATACGCAAGGCCAGCCTCGAGGATTTGGAAAGCGTCAAAGGTGTCGGCAAGGCCAAGGCGGAAGCTGTTTATACCGCCCTCCACAAGGGTTCCGATGAGGAGAAAACACCATCGGCGACCAAATCTCGGACAGATTGA
- a CDS encoding phosphoglycerate kinase — MRTLKDLGDLKGKKVLVRADFNVPLKGTTITDDGRIRAALPTIKELRADGAKVILMAHLGRPKGKVVPELSLAPVAKRLGELLGVDVTLANDTYGPDAQAKVAAMKDGDVVLLQNVRYNPEETSKDDAERAAYAKKIAALGDVFVSDGFGVVHRAQGSDYDVAADLPSAAGKLIEKEVKALSRATENPERPFTVVLGGSKVSDKLGVIENLLKKADRLLIGGGMAYTFLAAKGYEVGTSLLEKDQIETVKGYMEEAKKNGVELILPVDVVVNKGFPDGNTPVNPQIVDADKIPSDMMGLDIGPKTQKLFHDKIVDSKTVVWNGPAGVFEVEQFQAGTRAVAQGMVDATAKGAFTIVGGGDSASAVRNLGFPEDGFSHISTGGGASLEFLEGKTLPGLKVLE, encoded by the coding sequence ATGAGGACACTCAAGGATTTAGGAGATCTCAAGGGCAAGAAAGTTCTTGTCCGCGCTGATTTCAATGTGCCGCTGAAGGGCACCACCATCACTGACGACGGTCGTATCCGCGCCGCTCTGCCGACTATCAAGGAACTGCGTGCCGATGGTGCGAAGGTCATCCTGATGGCTCATCTCGGCCGTCCGAAGGGCAAGGTCGTCCCCGAGCTTTCGCTGGCACCAGTTGCCAAGCGCTTGGGCGAGCTGCTCGGCGTCGATGTGACGCTGGCCAACGATACCTACGGCCCGGATGCCCAGGCCAAGGTCGCCGCCATGAAGGACGGTGACGTCGTACTGCTGCAGAACGTTCGTTACAACCCTGAAGAGACCAGCAAGGATGACGCCGAGCGCGCCGCCTATGCCAAGAAGATTGCCGCTTTGGGTGATGTCTTCGTTTCCGACGGCTTTGGCGTCGTGCACCGCGCTCAGGGCTCAGACTACGATGTGGCCGCCGATCTGCCGAGTGCAGCCGGCAAGCTCATCGAGAAGGAAGTCAAGGCCCTCTCCCGCGCCACCGAGAACCCGGAGCGTCCGTTCACTGTCGTGCTCGGCGGCTCGAAGGTCTCCGACAAGCTCGGTGTCATCGAGAACTTGCTGAAGAAGGCCGATCGCCTCTTGATCGGCGGCGGCATGGCCTATACGTTCCTCGCGGCCAAGGGCTACGAAGTCGGCACCTCCCTGCTTGAGAAGGACCAGATCGAGACAGTCAAGGGCTACATGGAAGAGGCCAAGAAGAACGGCGTTGAGCTCATTCTCCCCGTCGATGTCGTGGTCAACAAGGGCTTCCCGGATGGCAACACCCCCGTGAACCCGCAAATCGTCGATGCCGACAAGATTCCTTCTGACATGATGGGCCTTGACATTGGCCCGAAGACCCAGAAGCTCTTCCACGACAAGATCGTCGATTCCAAGACGGTCGTGTGGAATGGCCCTGCAGGCGTATTCGAGGTCGAGCAGTTCCAGGCCGGTACTAGGGCCGTCGCCCAGGGCATGGTCGACGCGACGGCCAAGGGTGCCTTCACCATCGTCGGCGGCGGCGATTCCGCTTCCGCGGTGCGCAACCTCGGCTTCCCGGAGGATGGCTTCTCGCACATCTCCACCGGTGGCGGCGCCTCCCTCGAGTTCCTCGAAGGCAAGACTTTGCCAGGCCTTAAGGTGCTTGAGTAA
- the tpiA gene encoding triose-phosphate isomerase, with product MSSARIPLVAGNWKMNFDHLEATYFVQKLAWLLRDAHFDYKRVEVALMPTFTSIRSVQVLVEADKLKINYGAQTVSVTNQGAFTGDVNADMLAQLGCKYVIVGHSERRKYHPEDDANIVDQVRAVLTAGMQPILCVGESMEERRKGIELDFAVGQVHDVTRDLSDEEAAKLIIAYEPVWAIGTGLVATPATAQDAARAIRSNLYETFGSKVSEAVRILYGGSVNSKNAVELISQPDVDGFLIGGASLNADELAKICRLTLKTVTSSR from the coding sequence ATGTCCTCTGCACGTATTCCGTTGGTGGCAGGCAATTGGAAGATGAATTTCGATCATCTTGAAGCCACGTATTTCGTGCAAAAACTTGCATGGCTTTTGCGTGACGCCCATTTCGACTATAAACGGGTCGAGGTCGCATTGATGCCGACGTTCACTTCGATTCGCAGTGTCCAGGTTTTGGTCGAGGCGGACAAGCTCAAAATCAATTATGGTGCACAGACCGTTTCAGTGACCAATCAGGGCGCATTCACCGGTGACGTCAACGCCGATATGCTGGCCCAGCTCGGTTGCAAATACGTCATTGTGGGCCATTCCGAACGGCGTAAATACCATCCCGAGGACGATGCCAACATCGTCGATCAGGTTCGTGCAGTGCTCACAGCCGGCATGCAGCCGATACTTTGTGTAGGCGAGAGCATGGAGGAACGACGCAAGGGTATTGAGCTTGATTTCGCGGTCGGCCAGGTCCACGACGTCACCCGCGATCTTTCCGACGAAGAAGCGGCCAAGCTGATCATCGCCTATGAACCGGTCTGGGCCATCGGCACCGGATTGGTGGCGACCCCGGCCACAGCTCAGGATGCAGCTAGGGCCATCCGCAGCAATCTCTATGAGACATTCGGTTCCAAGGTATCGGAAGCTGTTCGCATCCTTTACGGCGGTTCGGTCAATTCGAAGAATGCGGTTGAACTCATCAGTCAACCAGACGTCGACGGATTCCTCATCGGTGGTGCCTCGCTCAATGCGGACGAACTTGCGAAGATCTGCCGCCTTACGTTGAAAACCGTGACTTCTTCCCGCTGA
- a CDS encoding shikimate dehydrogenase — protein sequence MGNEIRHRCAVLGKPIAHSLSPVLHNAAYKALGLDDWRYSRAEVGEDELDGFLRTVDPSWAGLSLTMPLKRTIQPYGTPSDTWSRRLLVANTAVFSWVDGVPKPNIKLYNTDVEGIVKAFSHCWKSSQPQPLTAISQSGKPTDTANKTITENSKSQGAKAVILGNGNTALSALAACTEIKVPESGEVTHVTVCARHQHENDPMEQLADSQTGLRYQQVPLSEAYEYLQEADIVINTIPANGADETAEKLAEVLAGPASVFRCGTLLDVVYDPRPTKLMQVWRNGGGTAIGGEEMLLYQAIAQVRLMTAGAHIMETMDFEQAMRSALQEAL from the coding sequence ATGGGCAATGAGATACGTCATCGTTGTGCGGTTTTGGGCAAGCCGATAGCCCACTCGCTTTCGCCGGTGCTGCACAATGCGGCCTACAAGGCTCTCGGGCTCGATGATTGGCGTTATTCCCGCGCTGAAGTCGGCGAAGACGAATTGGATGGTTTCCTCAGAACAGTGGATCCTTCCTGGGCTGGCCTGAGCCTCACTATGCCGTTGAAACGGACGATCCAGCCGTATGGAACACCCAGCGATACCTGGTCTCGCAGGCTTTTAGTGGCCAACACCGCCGTTTTTTCATGGGTTGATGGCGTGCCCAAACCGAATATCAAACTGTATAACACCGACGTCGAAGGTATCGTAAAGGCTTTTTCCCATTGCTGGAAGTCTTCTCAACCCCAACCGCTTACCGCAATTAGTCAGTCTGGTAAGCCTACTGATACAGCCAATAAAACCATTACTGAAAACTCGAAATCTCAAGGTGCAAAAGCTGTCATCCTTGGCAATGGCAACACCGCGCTTTCGGCTTTGGCTGCCTGTACAGAAATCAAAGTTCCAGAGTCAGGTGAAGTAACCCACGTAACGGTATGTGCTAGGCATCAACACGAAAACGATCCGATGGAGCAACTGGCGGACTCGCAAACCGGCCTTCGCTATCAACAGGTCCCGCTTTCCGAAGCCTACGAATATCTGCAGGAAGCGGATATCGTCATCAACACCATACCTGCGAACGGTGCAGACGAAACAGCCGAGAAATTGGCCGAAGTCCTTGCCGGTCCAGCCAGCGTCTTCCGCTGTGGAACTCTTCTTGACGTGGTTTATGATCCTCGTCCGACCAAACTTATGCAGGTCTGGCGAAATGGTGGGGGAACGGCCATCGGCGGCGAGGAAATGTTGCTTTACCAAGCGATAGCTCAGGTACGGTTGATGACGGCAGGGGCGCATATCATGGAGACGATGGATTTTGAGCAGGCGATGAGAAGCGCCTTACAGGAGGCACTGTGA
- the secG gene encoding preprotein translocase subunit SecG, with protein MAIVKLVLQIILVIFSVLLTLLILMHKGKGGGLSDMFGGGLTQNAGTSGVAEKNLNRWTIIIALLWVAIIIALGLMTKFNLIK; from the coding sequence ATGGCAATCGTCAAGCTGGTTCTGCAAATCATCCTTGTTATCTTCAGTGTTTTGTTGACGCTGCTGATTCTCATGCACAAAGGCAAGGGCGGTGGCCTCTCCGACATGTTCGGCGGCGGTCTGACCCAGAACGCAGGCACTTCCGGCGTTGCAGAAAAGAACCTGAACCGTTGGACGATCATCATCGCTTTGCTTTGGGTAGCGATTATCATTGCGCTAGGTCTCATGACCAAGTTTAACCTGATTAAGTGA
- the tal gene encoding transaldolase — protein sequence MTEATQRTSDSGVSIWLDDLDRTRITSGNLQELIKTKNVVGVTTNPSIFQKALAQVGPYDEQLKELGKINVEDAVRELTTTDVRNATDIFREVAEKTDYVDGRVSIEVDPRLAHDTENTEKQAELLWKMVDRPNALIKIPATLEGLPAITATLAKGISVNVTLIFSLERYEQVMDAYIAGMEQAAKNGHDLSKMASVASFFVSRVDTAVDKLLEANGSDEAKALEGKAAVANARLAYKLWQEKFASDPRWPALEAKGAKKQRPLWASTGTKNAAYSDCKYVDELVAPDVVNTMPEKTLNALADHGDGKPSIEGTYEESQAVMDKLAALGINIKDVTDQLEADGVAKFIASWDSVLSDTQAGIDRVNG from the coding sequence ATGACAGAAGCAACACAGCGTACCAGTGATTCCGGTGTTTCGATCTGGCTTGATGACCTTGATCGCACCCGCATCACCTCCGGCAATCTGCAGGAGCTCATCAAGACCAAGAATGTCGTCGGCGTGACCACCAACCCGTCCATCTTCCAGAAGGCTCTGGCCCAGGTCGGACCTTACGACGAACAGCTCAAGGAACTCGGCAAGATCAACGTCGAGGACGCCGTTCGTGAACTGACCACCACCGATGTGCGCAACGCCACCGACATCTTCCGTGAAGTCGCCGAGAAGACCGATTACGTTGACGGCCGCGTCTCCATCGAGGTTGACCCTCGTCTGGCTCACGACACCGAGAACACCGAGAAGCAGGCCGAACTGCTTTGGAAGATGGTCGATCGTCCGAACGCTCTGATCAAGATCCCAGCAACACTTGAAGGTCTGCCGGCCATCACCGCCACGCTCGCCAAGGGTATCTCCGTCAATGTAACGCTGATTTTCTCGCTCGAACGCTATGAGCAGGTCATGGACGCCTACATCGCCGGCATGGAACAGGCCGCCAAGAACGGTCACGACCTGAGCAAGATGGCTTCGGTCGCCTCGTTCTTCGTCTCCCGCGTCGACACCGCCGTGGACAAGCTGCTCGAAGCCAACGGCTCCGACGAAGCGAAGGCCCTGGAAGGCAAGGCCGCTGTGGCCAACGCCCGCCTCGCCTACAAGCTCTGGCAGGAGAAGTTCGCGTCCGATCCTCGCTGGCCCGCGCTTGAGGCCAAGGGTGCCAAGAAGCAGCGTCCGCTGTGGGCCTCCACCGGCACCAAGAACGCCGCCTACTCCGACTGCAAGTACGTCGACGAGCTCGTCGCCCCCGACGTCGTCAACACCATGCCGGAAAAGACGCTCAACGCCCTCGCCGACCACGGTGACGGCAAGCCGAGCATCGAAGGCACCTATGAGGAGAGCCAGGCCGTCATGGACAAGCTCGCCGCCCTCGGCATCAACATCAAGGATGTCACCGATCAGCTCGAAGCCGACGGCGTTGCCAAGTTCATCGCTTCTTGGGATTCGGTCCTTTCCGACACTCAGGCCGGTATTGACCGCGTCAATGGCTGA